In the Malania oleifera isolate guangnan ecotype guangnan chromosome 1, ASM2987363v1, whole genome shotgun sequence genome, one interval contains:
- the LOC131157158 gene encoding E3 ubiquitin-protein ligase CCNB1IP1 homolog isoform X7: MRDDFSRFSFPLKFQRLVFEFQRNEIEVVQRIFVNFEACGIARKSGWGSGYDLQFSKILDIPWNQWSSLKTEMRCNACWRELDGQAITTICGHLLCTEDAAKILNNDAACPICDQVLSKSLLKPVDINPNDEWINMSMAGISPQILMKSAYRSVMFYIGQKELEMQFKMNRVVAQCRQKCEVMQEKFTEKLEQVHTAYQKMAKRCQLMEQEMESLSKDKQELQEKFSEKSRQKRKLDEMYDQLRNEYESMKRSAIQPASNFYSRPEPDLFSNPTMMDNRDPVRKGPREDIWPARQNSSGSGTFDISGCSPGKQAAVPADAGNRRTGAHPIFGGGGNNPSMTLRNLIISPIKRPQLSRNRTQMFTL, translated from the exons ATGCGTGACGATTTTTCACG TTTCAGTTTTCCTTTGAAATTTCAGAGACTGGTTTTTGAGTTTCAGAGGAACGAAATCGAAGTAGTGCAAAGgatttttgtaaattttgag GCATGTGGAATTGCCAGGAAATCTGGATGGGGATCAGGTTATGATTTACAATTCTCTAAAATATTGGATATACCATGGAATCAATGGTCATCTTTGAAAACTGAAATGAGATGCAATGCGTGCTGGCGAGAGCTGGATGGGCAAGCTATTACCACAATCTGTGGTCACCTCCTGT GTACTGAGGATGCTGCCAAGATCCTGAATAATGATGCTGCTTGTCCTATTTGTGACCAAGTGTTATCTAAGAG TCTGCTGAAACCTGTGGATATCAATCCAAATGATGAATGGATAAAT ATGTCCATGGCCGGGATTTCTCCACAGATAT TAATGAAGAGTGCATACAGAAGCGTGATGTTCTATATTGGGCAAAAGGAACTAGAGATGCAATTCAAGATGAACAGAGTAGTAGCACAGTGCCGGCAGAAATGTGAGGTAATGCAGGAGAAGTTCACAGAAAAACTGGAGCAGGTACATACTGCATATCAGAAAATGGCCAAGAGGTGCCAGCTGATGGAGCAGGAGATGGAGAGCTTGTCCAAGGATAAGCAAGAACTTCAAGAAAAATTCTCAGAGAAATCCAG ACAAAAGAGAAAACTTGATGAGATGTATGATCAATTGAGAAATGAATACGAGTCAATGAAACGATCAGCCATCCAACCTGCAAGCAATTTCTACTCGAGACCTGAGCCAGATTTGTTCTCAAACCCGACCATGATGGATAACAGAGATCCTGTCAGAAAAG GGCCCAGAGAGGATATATGGCCAGCAAGACAGAATAGTTCGGGCTCCGGCACATTTGACATCTCTGGTTGCTCACCAGGGAAACAAGCAGCAGTTCCTGCTGATGCCGGGAACAGGAGGACTGGTGCCCATCCTATATTTGGAGGCGGTGGTAATAATCCCTCAATGACCCTGAGAAACTTGATAATTTCACCAATAAAGCGGCCTCAGCTCTCTCGGAACCGCACTCAAATGTTCAC GTTGTAG
- the LOC131157158 gene encoding E3 ubiquitin-protein ligase CCNB1IP1 homolog isoform X3, with translation MRDDFSRFSFPLKFQRLVFEFQRNEIEVVQRIFVNFEQACGIARKSGWGSGYDLQFSKILDIPWNQWSSLKTEMRCNACWRELDGQAITTICGHLLCTEDAAKILNNDAACPICDQVLSKSLLKPVDINPNDEWINMSMAGISPQILMKSAYRSVMFYIGQKELEMQFKMNRVVAQCRQKCEVMQEKFTEKLEQVHTAYQKMAKRCQLMEQEMESLSKDKQELQEKFSEKSRQKRKLDEMYDQLRNEYESMKRSAIQPASNFYSRPEPDLFSNPTMMDNRDPVRKDWPIFTPETPGPREDIWPARQNSSGSGTFDISGCSPGKQAAVPADAGNRRTGAHPIFGGGGNNPSMTLRNLIISPIKRPQLSRNRTQMFT, from the exons ATGCGTGACGATTTTTCACG TTTCAGTTTTCCTTTGAAATTTCAGAGACTGGTTTTTGAGTTTCAGAGGAACGAAATCGAAGTAGTGCAAAGgatttttgtaaattttgag CAGGCATGTGGAATTGCCAGGAAATCTGGATGGGGATCAGGTTATGATTTACAATTCTCTAAAATATTGGATATACCATGGAATCAATGGTCATCTTTGAAAACTGAAATGAGATGCAATGCGTGCTGGCGAGAGCTGGATGGGCAAGCTATTACCACAATCTGTGGTCACCTCCTGT GTACTGAGGATGCTGCCAAGATCCTGAATAATGATGCTGCTTGTCCTATTTGTGACCAAGTGTTATCTAAGAG TCTGCTGAAACCTGTGGATATCAATCCAAATGATGAATGGATAAAT ATGTCCATGGCCGGGATTTCTCCACAGATAT TAATGAAGAGTGCATACAGAAGCGTGATGTTCTATATTGGGCAAAAGGAACTAGAGATGCAATTCAAGATGAACAGAGTAGTAGCACAGTGCCGGCAGAAATGTGAGGTAATGCAGGAGAAGTTCACAGAAAAACTGGAGCAGGTACATACTGCATATCAGAAAATGGCCAAGAGGTGCCAGCTGATGGAGCAGGAGATGGAGAGCTTGTCCAAGGATAAGCAAGAACTTCAAGAAAAATTCTCAGAGAAATCCAG ACAAAAGAGAAAACTTGATGAGATGTATGATCAATTGAGAAATGAATACGAGTCAATGAAACGATCAGCCATCCAACCTGCAAGCAATTTCTACTCGAGACCTGAGCCAGATTTGTTCTCAAACCCGACCATGATGGATAACAGAGATCCTGTCAGAAAAG ATTGGCCGATTTTCACTCCTGAAACTCCAGGGCCCAGAGAGGATATATGGCCAGCAAGACAGAATAGTTCGGGCTCCGGCACATTTGACATCTCTGGTTGCTCACCAGGGAAACAAGCAGCAGTTCCTGCTGATGCCGGGAACAGGAGGACTGGTGCCCATCCTATATTTGGAGGCGGTGGTAATAATCCCTCAATGACCCTGAGAAACTTGATAATTTCACCAATAAAGCGGCCTCAGCTCTCTCGGAACCGCACTCAAATGTTCACGTAA
- the LOC131157158 gene encoding E3 ubiquitin-protein ligase CCNB1IP1 homolog isoform X2: MRDDFSRFSFPLKFQRLVFEFQRNEIEVVQRIFVNFEACGIARKSGWGSGYDLQFSKILDIPWNQWSSLKTEMRCNACWRELDGQAITTICGHLLCTEDAAKILNNDAACPICDQVLSKSLLKPVDINPNDEWINMSMAGISPQILMKSAYRSVMFYIGQKELEMQFKMNRVVAQCRQKCEVMQEKFTEKLEQVHTAYQKMAKRCQLMEQEMESLSKDKQELQEKFSEKSRQKRKLDEMYDQLRNEYESMKRSAIQPASNFYSRPEPDLFSNPTMMDNRDPVRKDWPIFTPETPGPREDIWPARQNSSGSGTFDISGCSPGKQAAVPADAGNRRTGAHPIFGGGGNNPSMTLRNLIISPIKRPQLSRNRTQMFTL; encoded by the exons ATGCGTGACGATTTTTCACG TTTCAGTTTTCCTTTGAAATTTCAGAGACTGGTTTTTGAGTTTCAGAGGAACGAAATCGAAGTAGTGCAAAGgatttttgtaaattttgag GCATGTGGAATTGCCAGGAAATCTGGATGGGGATCAGGTTATGATTTACAATTCTCTAAAATATTGGATATACCATGGAATCAATGGTCATCTTTGAAAACTGAAATGAGATGCAATGCGTGCTGGCGAGAGCTGGATGGGCAAGCTATTACCACAATCTGTGGTCACCTCCTGT GTACTGAGGATGCTGCCAAGATCCTGAATAATGATGCTGCTTGTCCTATTTGTGACCAAGTGTTATCTAAGAG TCTGCTGAAACCTGTGGATATCAATCCAAATGATGAATGGATAAAT ATGTCCATGGCCGGGATTTCTCCACAGATAT TAATGAAGAGTGCATACAGAAGCGTGATGTTCTATATTGGGCAAAAGGAACTAGAGATGCAATTCAAGATGAACAGAGTAGTAGCACAGTGCCGGCAGAAATGTGAGGTAATGCAGGAGAAGTTCACAGAAAAACTGGAGCAGGTACATACTGCATATCAGAAAATGGCCAAGAGGTGCCAGCTGATGGAGCAGGAGATGGAGAGCTTGTCCAAGGATAAGCAAGAACTTCAAGAAAAATTCTCAGAGAAATCCAG ACAAAAGAGAAAACTTGATGAGATGTATGATCAATTGAGAAATGAATACGAGTCAATGAAACGATCAGCCATCCAACCTGCAAGCAATTTCTACTCGAGACCTGAGCCAGATTTGTTCTCAAACCCGACCATGATGGATAACAGAGATCCTGTCAGAAAAG ATTGGCCGATTTTCACTCCTGAAACTCCAGGGCCCAGAGAGGATATATGGCCAGCAAGACAGAATAGTTCGGGCTCCGGCACATTTGACATCTCTGGTTGCTCACCAGGGAAACAAGCAGCAGTTCCTGCTGATGCCGGGAACAGGAGGACTGGTGCCCATCCTATATTTGGAGGCGGTGGTAATAATCCCTCAATGACCCTGAGAAACTTGATAATTTCACCAATAAAGCGGCCTCAGCTCTCTCGGAACCGCACTCAAATGTTCAC GTTGTAG
- the LOC131157158 gene encoding E3 ubiquitin-protein ligase CCNB1IP1 homolog isoform X8: protein MRDDFSRFSFPLKFQRLVFEFQRNEIEVVQRIFVNFEQACGIARKSGWGSGYDLQFSKILDIPWNQWSSLKTEMRCNACWRELDGQAITTICGHLLCTEDAAKILNNDAACPICDQVLSKSLLKPVDINPNDEWINMSMAGISPQILMKSAYRSVMFYIGQKELEMQFKMNRVVAQCRQKCEVMQEKFTEKLEQVHTAYQKMAKRCQLMEQEMESLSKDKQELQEKFSEKSRQKRKLDEMYDQLRNEYESMKRSAIQPASNFYSRPEPDLFSNPTMMDNRDPVRKGPREDIWPARQNSSGSGTFDISGCSPGKQAAVPADAGNRRTGAHPIFGGGGNNPSMTLRNLIISPIKRPQLSRNRTQMFT from the exons ATGCGTGACGATTTTTCACG TTTCAGTTTTCCTTTGAAATTTCAGAGACTGGTTTTTGAGTTTCAGAGGAACGAAATCGAAGTAGTGCAAAGgatttttgtaaattttgag CAGGCATGTGGAATTGCCAGGAAATCTGGATGGGGATCAGGTTATGATTTACAATTCTCTAAAATATTGGATATACCATGGAATCAATGGTCATCTTTGAAAACTGAAATGAGATGCAATGCGTGCTGGCGAGAGCTGGATGGGCAAGCTATTACCACAATCTGTGGTCACCTCCTGT GTACTGAGGATGCTGCCAAGATCCTGAATAATGATGCTGCTTGTCCTATTTGTGACCAAGTGTTATCTAAGAG TCTGCTGAAACCTGTGGATATCAATCCAAATGATGAATGGATAAAT ATGTCCATGGCCGGGATTTCTCCACAGATAT TAATGAAGAGTGCATACAGAAGCGTGATGTTCTATATTGGGCAAAAGGAACTAGAGATGCAATTCAAGATGAACAGAGTAGTAGCACAGTGCCGGCAGAAATGTGAGGTAATGCAGGAGAAGTTCACAGAAAAACTGGAGCAGGTACATACTGCATATCAGAAAATGGCCAAGAGGTGCCAGCTGATGGAGCAGGAGATGGAGAGCTTGTCCAAGGATAAGCAAGAACTTCAAGAAAAATTCTCAGAGAAATCCAG ACAAAAGAGAAAACTTGATGAGATGTATGATCAATTGAGAAATGAATACGAGTCAATGAAACGATCAGCCATCCAACCTGCAAGCAATTTCTACTCGAGACCTGAGCCAGATTTGTTCTCAAACCCGACCATGATGGATAACAGAGATCCTGTCAGAAAAG GGCCCAGAGAGGATATATGGCCAGCAAGACAGAATAGTTCGGGCTCCGGCACATTTGACATCTCTGGTTGCTCACCAGGGAAACAAGCAGCAGTTCCTGCTGATGCCGGGAACAGGAGGACTGGTGCCCATCCTATATTTGGAGGCGGTGGTAATAATCCCTCAATGACCCTGAGAAACTTGATAATTTCACCAATAAAGCGGCCTCAGCTCTCTCGGAACCGCACTCAAATGTTCACGTAA
- the LOC131157158 gene encoding E3 ubiquitin-protein ligase CCNB1IP1 homolog isoform X5, with amino-acid sequence MRDDFSRFPLKFQRLVFEFQRNEIEVVQRIFVNFEACGIARKSGWGSGYDLQFSKILDIPWNQWSSLKTEMRCNACWRELDGQAITTICGHLLCTEDAAKILNNDAACPICDQVLSKSLLKPVDINPNDEWINMSMAGISPQILMKSAYRSVMFYIGQKELEMQFKMNRVVAQCRQKCEVMQEKFTEKLEQVHTAYQKMAKRCQLMEQEMESLSKDKQELQEKFSEKSRQKRKLDEMYDQLRNEYESMKRSAIQPASNFYSRPEPDLFSNPTMMDNRDPVRKDWPIFTPETPGPREDIWPARQNSSGSGTFDISGCSPGKQAAVPADAGNRRTGAHPIFGGGGNNPSMTLRNLIISPIKRPQLSRNRTQMFTL; translated from the exons ATGCGTGACGATTTTTCACG TTTTCCTTTGAAATTTCAGAGACTGGTTTTTGAGTTTCAGAGGAACGAAATCGAAGTAGTGCAAAGgatttttgtaaattttgag GCATGTGGAATTGCCAGGAAATCTGGATGGGGATCAGGTTATGATTTACAATTCTCTAAAATATTGGATATACCATGGAATCAATGGTCATCTTTGAAAACTGAAATGAGATGCAATGCGTGCTGGCGAGAGCTGGATGGGCAAGCTATTACCACAATCTGTGGTCACCTCCTGT GTACTGAGGATGCTGCCAAGATCCTGAATAATGATGCTGCTTGTCCTATTTGTGACCAAGTGTTATCTAAGAG TCTGCTGAAACCTGTGGATATCAATCCAAATGATGAATGGATAAAT ATGTCCATGGCCGGGATTTCTCCACAGATAT TAATGAAGAGTGCATACAGAAGCGTGATGTTCTATATTGGGCAAAAGGAACTAGAGATGCAATTCAAGATGAACAGAGTAGTAGCACAGTGCCGGCAGAAATGTGAGGTAATGCAGGAGAAGTTCACAGAAAAACTGGAGCAGGTACATACTGCATATCAGAAAATGGCCAAGAGGTGCCAGCTGATGGAGCAGGAGATGGAGAGCTTGTCCAAGGATAAGCAAGAACTTCAAGAAAAATTCTCAGAGAAATCCAG ACAAAAGAGAAAACTTGATGAGATGTATGATCAATTGAGAAATGAATACGAGTCAATGAAACGATCAGCCATCCAACCTGCAAGCAATTTCTACTCGAGACCTGAGCCAGATTTGTTCTCAAACCCGACCATGATGGATAACAGAGATCCTGTCAGAAAAG ATTGGCCGATTTTCACTCCTGAAACTCCAGGGCCCAGAGAGGATATATGGCCAGCAAGACAGAATAGTTCGGGCTCCGGCACATTTGACATCTCTGGTTGCTCACCAGGGAAACAAGCAGCAGTTCCTGCTGATGCCGGGAACAGGAGGACTGGTGCCCATCCTATATTTGGAGGCGGTGGTAATAATCCCTCAATGACCCTGAGAAACTTGATAATTTCACCAATAAAGCGGCCTCAGCTCTCTCGGAACCGCACTCAAATGTTCAC GTTGTAG
- the LOC131157158 gene encoding E3 ubiquitin-protein ligase CCNB1IP1 homolog isoform X1, translated as MRDDFSRFSFPLKFQRLVFEFQRNEIEVVQRIFVNFEQACGIARKSGWGSGYDLQFSKILDIPWNQWSSLKTEMRCNACWRELDGQAITTICGHLLCTEDAAKILNNDAACPICDQVLSKSLLKPVDINPNDEWINMSMAGISPQILMKSAYRSVMFYIGQKELEMQFKMNRVVAQCRQKCEVMQEKFTEKLEQVHTAYQKMAKRCQLMEQEMESLSKDKQELQEKFSEKSRQKRKLDEMYDQLRNEYESMKRSAIQPASNFYSRPEPDLFSNPTMMDNRDPVRKDWPIFTPETPGPREDIWPARQNSSGSGTFDISGCSPGKQAAVPADAGNRRTGAHPIFGGGGNNPSMTLRNLIISPIKRPQLSRNRTQMFTL; from the exons ATGCGTGACGATTTTTCACG TTTCAGTTTTCCTTTGAAATTTCAGAGACTGGTTTTTGAGTTTCAGAGGAACGAAATCGAAGTAGTGCAAAGgatttttgtaaattttgag CAGGCATGTGGAATTGCCAGGAAATCTGGATGGGGATCAGGTTATGATTTACAATTCTCTAAAATATTGGATATACCATGGAATCAATGGTCATCTTTGAAAACTGAAATGAGATGCAATGCGTGCTGGCGAGAGCTGGATGGGCAAGCTATTACCACAATCTGTGGTCACCTCCTGT GTACTGAGGATGCTGCCAAGATCCTGAATAATGATGCTGCTTGTCCTATTTGTGACCAAGTGTTATCTAAGAG TCTGCTGAAACCTGTGGATATCAATCCAAATGATGAATGGATAAAT ATGTCCATGGCCGGGATTTCTCCACAGATAT TAATGAAGAGTGCATACAGAAGCGTGATGTTCTATATTGGGCAAAAGGAACTAGAGATGCAATTCAAGATGAACAGAGTAGTAGCACAGTGCCGGCAGAAATGTGAGGTAATGCAGGAGAAGTTCACAGAAAAACTGGAGCAGGTACATACTGCATATCAGAAAATGGCCAAGAGGTGCCAGCTGATGGAGCAGGAGATGGAGAGCTTGTCCAAGGATAAGCAAGAACTTCAAGAAAAATTCTCAGAGAAATCCAG ACAAAAGAGAAAACTTGATGAGATGTATGATCAATTGAGAAATGAATACGAGTCAATGAAACGATCAGCCATCCAACCTGCAAGCAATTTCTACTCGAGACCTGAGCCAGATTTGTTCTCAAACCCGACCATGATGGATAACAGAGATCCTGTCAGAAAAG ATTGGCCGATTTTCACTCCTGAAACTCCAGGGCCCAGAGAGGATATATGGCCAGCAAGACAGAATAGTTCGGGCTCCGGCACATTTGACATCTCTGGTTGCTCACCAGGGAAACAAGCAGCAGTTCCTGCTGATGCCGGGAACAGGAGGACTGGTGCCCATCCTATATTTGGAGGCGGTGGTAATAATCCCTCAATGACCCTGAGAAACTTGATAATTTCACCAATAAAGCGGCCTCAGCTCTCTCGGAACCGCACTCAAATGTTCAC GTTGTAG
- the LOC131157158 gene encoding E3 ubiquitin-protein ligase CCNB1IP1 homolog isoform X6, producing MRDDFSRFSFPLKFQRLVFEFQRNEIEVVQRIFVNFEQACGIARKSGWGSGYDLQFSKILDIPWNQWSSLKTEMRCNACWRELDGQAITTICGHLLCTEDAAKILNNDAACPICDQVLSKSLLKPVDINPNDEWINMSMAGISPQILMKSAYRSVMFYIGQKELEMQFKMNRVVAQCRQKCEVMQEKFTEKLEQVHTAYQKMAKRCQLMEQEMESLSKDKQELQEKFSEKSRQKRKLDEMYDQLRNEYESMKRSAIQPASNFYSRPEPDLFSNPTMMDNRDPVRKGPREDIWPARQNSSGSGTFDISGCSPGKQAAVPADAGNRRTGAHPIFGGGGNNPSMTLRNLIISPIKRPQLSRNRTQMFTL from the exons ATGCGTGACGATTTTTCACG TTTCAGTTTTCCTTTGAAATTTCAGAGACTGGTTTTTGAGTTTCAGAGGAACGAAATCGAAGTAGTGCAAAGgatttttgtaaattttgag CAGGCATGTGGAATTGCCAGGAAATCTGGATGGGGATCAGGTTATGATTTACAATTCTCTAAAATATTGGATATACCATGGAATCAATGGTCATCTTTGAAAACTGAAATGAGATGCAATGCGTGCTGGCGAGAGCTGGATGGGCAAGCTATTACCACAATCTGTGGTCACCTCCTGT GTACTGAGGATGCTGCCAAGATCCTGAATAATGATGCTGCTTGTCCTATTTGTGACCAAGTGTTATCTAAGAG TCTGCTGAAACCTGTGGATATCAATCCAAATGATGAATGGATAAAT ATGTCCATGGCCGGGATTTCTCCACAGATAT TAATGAAGAGTGCATACAGAAGCGTGATGTTCTATATTGGGCAAAAGGAACTAGAGATGCAATTCAAGATGAACAGAGTAGTAGCACAGTGCCGGCAGAAATGTGAGGTAATGCAGGAGAAGTTCACAGAAAAACTGGAGCAGGTACATACTGCATATCAGAAAATGGCCAAGAGGTGCCAGCTGATGGAGCAGGAGATGGAGAGCTTGTCCAAGGATAAGCAAGAACTTCAAGAAAAATTCTCAGAGAAATCCAG ACAAAAGAGAAAACTTGATGAGATGTATGATCAATTGAGAAATGAATACGAGTCAATGAAACGATCAGCCATCCAACCTGCAAGCAATTTCTACTCGAGACCTGAGCCAGATTTGTTCTCAAACCCGACCATGATGGATAACAGAGATCCTGTCAGAAAAG GGCCCAGAGAGGATATATGGCCAGCAAGACAGAATAGTTCGGGCTCCGGCACATTTGACATCTCTGGTTGCTCACCAGGGAAACAAGCAGCAGTTCCTGCTGATGCCGGGAACAGGAGGACTGGTGCCCATCCTATATTTGGAGGCGGTGGTAATAATCCCTCAATGACCCTGAGAAACTTGATAATTTCACCAATAAAGCGGCCTCAGCTCTCTCGGAACCGCACTCAAATGTTCAC GTTGTAG
- the LOC131157158 gene encoding E3 ubiquitin-protein ligase CCNB1IP1 homolog isoform X4 codes for MRDDFSRFPLKFQRLVFEFQRNEIEVVQRIFVNFEQACGIARKSGWGSGYDLQFSKILDIPWNQWSSLKTEMRCNACWRELDGQAITTICGHLLCTEDAAKILNNDAACPICDQVLSKSLLKPVDINPNDEWINMSMAGISPQILMKSAYRSVMFYIGQKELEMQFKMNRVVAQCRQKCEVMQEKFTEKLEQVHTAYQKMAKRCQLMEQEMESLSKDKQELQEKFSEKSRQKRKLDEMYDQLRNEYESMKRSAIQPASNFYSRPEPDLFSNPTMMDNRDPVRKDWPIFTPETPGPREDIWPARQNSSGSGTFDISGCSPGKQAAVPADAGNRRTGAHPIFGGGGNNPSMTLRNLIISPIKRPQLSRNRTQMFTL; via the exons ATGCGTGACGATTTTTCACG TTTTCCTTTGAAATTTCAGAGACTGGTTTTTGAGTTTCAGAGGAACGAAATCGAAGTAGTGCAAAGgatttttgtaaattttgag CAGGCATGTGGAATTGCCAGGAAATCTGGATGGGGATCAGGTTATGATTTACAATTCTCTAAAATATTGGATATACCATGGAATCAATGGTCATCTTTGAAAACTGAAATGAGATGCAATGCGTGCTGGCGAGAGCTGGATGGGCAAGCTATTACCACAATCTGTGGTCACCTCCTGT GTACTGAGGATGCTGCCAAGATCCTGAATAATGATGCTGCTTGTCCTATTTGTGACCAAGTGTTATCTAAGAG TCTGCTGAAACCTGTGGATATCAATCCAAATGATGAATGGATAAAT ATGTCCATGGCCGGGATTTCTCCACAGATAT TAATGAAGAGTGCATACAGAAGCGTGATGTTCTATATTGGGCAAAAGGAACTAGAGATGCAATTCAAGATGAACAGAGTAGTAGCACAGTGCCGGCAGAAATGTGAGGTAATGCAGGAGAAGTTCACAGAAAAACTGGAGCAGGTACATACTGCATATCAGAAAATGGCCAAGAGGTGCCAGCTGATGGAGCAGGAGATGGAGAGCTTGTCCAAGGATAAGCAAGAACTTCAAGAAAAATTCTCAGAGAAATCCAG ACAAAAGAGAAAACTTGATGAGATGTATGATCAATTGAGAAATGAATACGAGTCAATGAAACGATCAGCCATCCAACCTGCAAGCAATTTCTACTCGAGACCTGAGCCAGATTTGTTCTCAAACCCGACCATGATGGATAACAGAGATCCTGTCAGAAAAG ATTGGCCGATTTTCACTCCTGAAACTCCAGGGCCCAGAGAGGATATATGGCCAGCAAGACAGAATAGTTCGGGCTCCGGCACATTTGACATCTCTGGTTGCTCACCAGGGAAACAAGCAGCAGTTCCTGCTGATGCCGGGAACAGGAGGACTGGTGCCCATCCTATATTTGGAGGCGGTGGTAATAATCCCTCAATGACCCTGAGAAACTTGATAATTTCACCAATAAAGCGGCCTCAGCTCTCTCGGAACCGCACTCAAATGTTCAC GTTGTAG
- the LOC131157158 gene encoding E3 ubiquitin-protein ligase CCNB1IP1 homolog isoform X9, translating to MRDDFSRFPLKFQRLVFEFQRNEIEVVQRIFVNFEACGIARKSGWGSGYDLQFSKILDIPWNQWSSLKTEMRCNACWRELDGQAITTICGHLLCTEDAAKILNNDAACPICDQVLSKSLLKPVDINPNDEWINMSMAGISPQILMKSAYRSVMFYIGQKELEMQFKMNRVVAQCRQKCEVMQEKFTEKLEQVHTAYQKMAKRCQLMEQEMESLSKDKQELQEKFSEKSRQKRKLDEMYDQLRNEYESMKRSAIQPASNFYSRPEPDLFSNPTMMDNRDPVRKGPREDIWPARQNSSGSGTFDISGCSPGKQAAVPADAGNRRTGAHPIFGGGGNNPSMTLRNLIISPIKRPQLSRNRTQMFTL from the exons ATGCGTGACGATTTTTCACG TTTTCCTTTGAAATTTCAGAGACTGGTTTTTGAGTTTCAGAGGAACGAAATCGAAGTAGTGCAAAGgatttttgtaaattttgag GCATGTGGAATTGCCAGGAAATCTGGATGGGGATCAGGTTATGATTTACAATTCTCTAAAATATTGGATATACCATGGAATCAATGGTCATCTTTGAAAACTGAAATGAGATGCAATGCGTGCTGGCGAGAGCTGGATGGGCAAGCTATTACCACAATCTGTGGTCACCTCCTGT GTACTGAGGATGCTGCCAAGATCCTGAATAATGATGCTGCTTGTCCTATTTGTGACCAAGTGTTATCTAAGAG TCTGCTGAAACCTGTGGATATCAATCCAAATGATGAATGGATAAAT ATGTCCATGGCCGGGATTTCTCCACAGATAT TAATGAAGAGTGCATACAGAAGCGTGATGTTCTATATTGGGCAAAAGGAACTAGAGATGCAATTCAAGATGAACAGAGTAGTAGCACAGTGCCGGCAGAAATGTGAGGTAATGCAGGAGAAGTTCACAGAAAAACTGGAGCAGGTACATACTGCATATCAGAAAATGGCCAAGAGGTGCCAGCTGATGGAGCAGGAGATGGAGAGCTTGTCCAAGGATAAGCAAGAACTTCAAGAAAAATTCTCAGAGAAATCCAG ACAAAAGAGAAAACTTGATGAGATGTATGATCAATTGAGAAATGAATACGAGTCAATGAAACGATCAGCCATCCAACCTGCAAGCAATTTCTACTCGAGACCTGAGCCAGATTTGTTCTCAAACCCGACCATGATGGATAACAGAGATCCTGTCAGAAAAG GGCCCAGAGAGGATATATGGCCAGCAAGACAGAATAGTTCGGGCTCCGGCACATTTGACATCTCTGGTTGCTCACCAGGGAAACAAGCAGCAGTTCCTGCTGATGCCGGGAACAGGAGGACTGGTGCCCATCCTATATTTGGAGGCGGTGGTAATAATCCCTCAATGACCCTGAGAAACTTGATAATTTCACCAATAAAGCGGCCTCAGCTCTCTCGGAACCGCACTCAAATGTTCAC GTTGTAG